A portion of the Candidatus Poribacteria bacterium genome contains these proteins:
- a CDS encoding EamA family transporter: protein MKDFLLLFFNVLLTVIGQILFKHGMNTIGRINSLRDAMGKLVQAFLNPYILSGIAIYGFTTLVWLIILSRVKLSVAYPMLSSGYVLSILFSWMLFKESVPKIRIIGALIICIGVYLVAQGES, encoded by the coding sequence ATGAAAGATTTTTTACTGCTATTCTTCAACGTTTTACTCACGGTCATCGGACAGATTTTGTTTAAACACGGCATGAACACGATCGGGCGTATCAATAGCCTCCGAGACGCTATGGGTAAATTGGTCCAAGCATTCCTGAACCCTTATATCCTTAGTGGAATTGCGATATATGGCTTCACAACGCTCGTCTGGTTGATTATCCTGTCGCGTGTTAAACTGAGCGTTGCGTATCCGATGTTAAGTTCTGGGTATGTTCTGTCAATCCTGTTTTCTTGGATGTTGTTCAAAGAATCTGTCCCTAAGATTCGTATAATCGGTGCTCTGATCATCTGTATCGGGGTCTATCTTGTGGCACAAGGAGAGTCTTAA